The following proteins are co-located in the Prionailurus viverrinus isolate Anna chromosome A1, UM_Priviv_1.0, whole genome shotgun sequence genome:
- the LOC125173201 gene encoding uncharacterized protein LOC125173201, translated as MLQPGLWMALAPLLGALSAGTAALCHRSGALCYLLCLIACLPGQDSMAGSCLQCSKDFHYHGGRTAQQPCLTRICSRLPRLRESKDYQCYLPRQEPKAKHTAHVFCPLGYFFIDRVLSCQPHPTGHWPKDSSGRGMEGEPLHLRAEGHFCPDGAITMPCLARTFESRRETPHPNTSFCSAVLSQCLQCPAGYFCPNQATQPIPCQPGTFSPNPGQDETTDCVPCPAGKACTQAGLTQPDAECTPGNWKSKLAPYPLSSWPLLPSGHQTADPVPVSPRHLE; from the exons ATGCTGCAGCCTGGACTCTGGATGGCCCTGGCCCCTCTGCTAGGTGCCCTCAGTGCAG GGACAGCTGCCCTCTGTCACCGCAGTGGGGCCCTCTGCTACCTCCTGTGCCTCATTGCCTGCCTGCCAGGCCAGGACTCCATGGCTGGGAGCTGCCTGCAGTGCTCCAAGGACTTTCA CTACCATGGTGGCAGGACAGCTCAGCAGCCGTGCCTCACCAGAATCTGCAGTCGGCTCCCAAGACTCAGAGAAAGCAAAGACTACCAG TGTTACCTGCCCAGGCAAGAGCCAAAAGCAAAGCACACTGCCCATGTCTTCTGCCCTCTGGGCTACTTCTTCATAGACAGAGTCCTTAGCTGCCAGCCTCACCCCACAG GGCACTGGCCAAAGGACAGCAGTGGAAGAGGAATGGAGGGAGAGCCCCTGCACCTGCGGGCAGAAG GCCACTTCTGCCCAGATGGTGCTATCACCATGCCATGCCTGGCCAGGACCTTTGAAAGCAGGAGGGAGACACCCCACCCCAATACCAGCTTCTGCTCAGCAG TTCTCAGCCAGTGTCTGCAGTGCCCAGCGGGATACTTCTGccccaaccaagccacccaacCCATCCCATGCCAGCCAGGCACATTTAGCCCGAATCCGGGCCAGGATGAAACCACAGACTGTGTTCCATGCCCAGCAGGCAAGGCCTGTACCCAGGCTGGGCTGACTCAGCCAGATGCAGAGTGCACACCGGG GAACTGGAAGTCCAAACTGGCCCCCTATCCCCTGTCCAGCTGGCCATTATTGCCCTCTGGGCACCAAACGGCCGACCCAGTTCCAGTGTCCCCCAGGCACCTGGAGTAA
- the LOC125176873 gene encoding multiple epidermal growth factor-like domains protein 6 isoform X1 has protein sequence MFCSSEGLSQPSGLCHSAHYCTGGAVSPTPLKHKVEAPGLSGNDICPPGFFCPRGTGSPMPCLPGSYSSAPGLASEDQCQPCPPGHYCSNPGLSHVPEAELCDAGYICLGGSAVPSPSDGTHGYRCPPGFHCPSGAHSEQPCEPGTFSPLPGADTCLPCPGGTYCQNVATVEPTTCPKGHYCPGGTPSALPCPEGTLNLREGALSPRACQPCPAGRYCPGEGNGQTEGPCSAGYYCEGGASSPTPQRNSAFPLNGPCPRGHYCPQGTLYPVPCPMGTTRRSPGGTSEGSCRPCPAGSFCPGLGLSSPISSCVAGSECPWDLRTSSPMAVLCPQGHFCQPGSAWPVLCHQGEYQPSLGSDSCLLCPPGFHCPHPGTRMPRLCPAHAYCPAGTWSPLPCPPGTFTPQDASGLQEEGDCSVCPPGNYCRFLLPRGQWRTHLVSTSHHGGCPRSQAARGMWALPCWALVQSWGPGHPPLPCRPLLPWRE, from the exons ATGTTCTGCTCATCAGAAGGGCTGTCCCAGCCATCAGGGCTCTGCCATTCAGCCCACTACTGCACAGGAGGTGCGGTgtctcccacccccctcaaaCACAAG GTGGAGGCCCCAGGACTTTCTGGGAATGATATCTGCCCTCCTGGCTTCTTCTGCCCCAGGGGAACAGGCTCCCCAATGCCATGCCTGCCTGGGTCTTACTCCTCTGCCCCAGGCCTGGCCAGCGAGGACCAGTGCCAGCCGTGTCCTCCAGGGCACTACTGCAGCAACCCTGGGCTCTCCCATGTCCCAGAGGCAGAACTCTGCGATGCAGG GTATATCTGCCTGGGAGGCAGTGCTGTGCCCTCACCTTCTGATGGAACCCACGGATACAGATGTCCTCCTGGCTTCCACTGTCCCTCAGGGGCTCACAGCGAGCAGCCCTGTGAACCTGGCACCTTCAGCCCATTGCCTGGGGCTGACACCTGCCTGCCTTGCCCAGGAGGCACCTACTGCCAAAATGTTGCTACCGTGGAGCCCACCACCTGCCCCAAAG GTCACTATTGCCCAGGAGGGAcaccctctgctcttccctgcccGGAGGGAACCCTGAACCTACGGGAAGGTGCTCTCTCCCCCAGGGCCTGTCAGCCCTGCCCTGCAGGAAGATACTGCCCTGGTGAGGGCAACGGGCAGACTGAGG GACCCTGCTCAGCTGGTTACTACTGTGAAGGGGGAGCTTCCAGCCCCACTCCCCAGAGAAACTCTGCCTTCCCCCTCAATGGACCCTGTCCCCGAGGCCACTACTGCCCCCAGGGGACTCTGTACCCTGTGCCCTGCCCGATGGGGACAACAAGGAGGAGcccag GTGGCACCTCCGAGGGGAGCTGCAGGCCCTGCCCAGCTGGCTCCTTCTGCCCTGGCCTGGGCCTTAGCTCTCCTATCAGCTCCTGTGTGGCTGGCTCTGAATGCCCCTGGGACCTCAGGACCTCCAGCCCCATGGCCGTCCTCTGTCCTCAG GGTCACTTCTGCCAACCAGGGTCTGCTTGGCCTGTCCTGTGCCACCAAGGGGAGTACCAGCCATCCCTAGGTTCAGACTCCTGCCTCCTGTGCCCACCTGGCTTTCACTGCCCGCATCCCGGCACCAGAATGCCCAGGCTCTGCCCAGCACATGCCTACTGCCCAGCCG GAACGTGGTCCCCTCTTCCATGTCCTCCAGGGACCTTCACTCCCCAAGATGCATCAGGCCTCCAGGAAGAGGGTGACTGCTCCGTCTGTCCCCCCGGTAACTACTGCAG GTTTTTACTGCCCAGAGGGCAGTGGAGAACCCACCTTGTGTCCACCTCACACCATGGCGGCTGCCCCCGGAGCCAAGCAGCGAGAGGAATGTGGGCCTTGCCCTGCTGGGCGCTGGTGCAAAGCTG GGGACCCggccacccacccctgccctgccggCCACTACTGCCCTGGAGGGAGTGA
- the LOC125176873 gene encoding latent-transforming growth factor beta-binding protein 4-like isoform X2, translated as MFCSSEGLSQPSGLCHSAHYCTGGAVSPTPLKHKVEAPGLSGNDICPPGFFCPRGTGSPMPCLPGSYSSAPGLASEDQCQPCPPGHYCSNPGLSHVPEAELCDAGYICLGGSAVPSPSDGTHGYRCPPGFHCPSGAHSEQPCEPGTFSPLPGADTCLPCPGGTYCQNVATVEPTTCPKGHYCPGGTPSALPCPEGTLNLREGALSPRACQPCPAGRYCPGEGNGQTEGPCSAGYYCEGGASSPTPQRNSAFPLNGPCPRGHYCPQGTLYPVPCPMGTTRRSPGGTSEGSCRPCPAGSFCPGLGLSSPISSCVAGSECPWDLRTSSPMAVLCPQGHFCQPGSAWPVLCHQGEYQPSLGSDSCLLCPPGFHCPHPGTRMPRLCPAHAYCPAGTWSPLPCPPGTFTPQDASGLQEEGDCSVCPPGNYCSLHSAEELEIRLVAVKAQASGPGRPQALTGDNAGSS; from the exons ATGTTCTGCTCATCAGAAGGGCTGTCCCAGCCATCAGGGCTCTGCCATTCAGCCCACTACTGCACAGGAGGTGCGGTgtctcccacccccctcaaaCACAAG GTGGAGGCCCCAGGACTTTCTGGGAATGATATCTGCCCTCCTGGCTTCTTCTGCCCCAGGGGAACAGGCTCCCCAATGCCATGCCTGCCTGGGTCTTACTCCTCTGCCCCAGGCCTGGCCAGCGAGGACCAGTGCCAGCCGTGTCCTCCAGGGCACTACTGCAGCAACCCTGGGCTCTCCCATGTCCCAGAGGCAGAACTCTGCGATGCAGG GTATATCTGCCTGGGAGGCAGTGCTGTGCCCTCACCTTCTGATGGAACCCACGGATACAGATGTCCTCCTGGCTTCCACTGTCCCTCAGGGGCTCACAGCGAGCAGCCCTGTGAACCTGGCACCTTCAGCCCATTGCCTGGGGCTGACACCTGCCTGCCTTGCCCAGGAGGCACCTACTGCCAAAATGTTGCTACCGTGGAGCCCACCACCTGCCCCAAAG GTCACTATTGCCCAGGAGGGAcaccctctgctcttccctgcccGGAGGGAACCCTGAACCTACGGGAAGGTGCTCTCTCCCCCAGGGCCTGTCAGCCCTGCCCTGCAGGAAGATACTGCCCTGGTGAGGGCAACGGGCAGACTGAGG GACCCTGCTCAGCTGGTTACTACTGTGAAGGGGGAGCTTCCAGCCCCACTCCCCAGAGAAACTCTGCCTTCCCCCTCAATGGACCCTGTCCCCGAGGCCACTACTGCCCCCAGGGGACTCTGTACCCTGTGCCCTGCCCGATGGGGACAACAAGGAGGAGcccag GTGGCACCTCCGAGGGGAGCTGCAGGCCCTGCCCAGCTGGCTCCTTCTGCCCTGGCCTGGGCCTTAGCTCTCCTATCAGCTCCTGTGTGGCTGGCTCTGAATGCCCCTGGGACCTCAGGACCTCCAGCCCCATGGCCGTCCTCTGTCCTCAG GGTCACTTCTGCCAACCAGGGTCTGCTTGGCCTGTCCTGTGCCACCAAGGGGAGTACCAGCCATCCCTAGGTTCAGACTCCTGCCTCCTGTGCCCACCTGGCTTTCACTGCCCGCATCCCGGCACCAGAATGCCCAGGCTCTGCCCAGCACATGCCTACTGCCCAGCCG GAACGTGGTCCCCTCTTCCATGTCCTCCAGGGACCTTCACTCCCCAAGATGCATCAGGCCTCCAGGAAGAGGGTGACTGCTCCGTCTGTCCCCCCGGTAACTACTGCAG CCTGCACTCTGCTGAAGAGTTGGAGATCAGACTGGTGGCTGTCAAAGCTCAGGCCTCGGGACCTGGCAGGCCCCAGGCACTCACTGGGGACAATGCAGGAAGCAGCTAG